ATTTCGTCAGGTCTAGCCCTTGAAGATACTTTGTAAACTATATCTTCATCAATTTCATTGGAAACAGCCGCTGCAGTCTGCAAAACATTTATTGATTTTCTCATATCGCCTTCTGATACGTAAATTATTGCGTCACTACCACTTTTATCCAAGGTTATATTTTCACTTTTTGAGATGTATTCCATGTATTCTAAAACATCTTCTGTTTTTAATGGCGAAAATCTAAATATTGCACATCTTGATTGAATTGGAGGAATAATCTTACTTGGATAGTTGCAACTTAAAATAAACCTACATATATCGGAGTATTTTTCCATTGTACGTCTTAAAGCATTTTGAGCATCAGATGTTAAAGCGTCACTCTCGTCAAGGAATATGACTTTAAATGGTGCATCTCCGATTGGTTTTGTTCTTGCGAAATCCTTTACTTTTGTCCTTATTACGTCAATACCTCTCTCATCAGAGCTGTTTAATTCCAAAAAGTTTTCTCTCCACTCTTCGCCATAAAGGTCCTTTGCTAAGCATAACGCTGCAGTGGTTTTTCCAACACCCGGTGAACCACTAAATAGTAAATGTGGCATTGATTGCTTTTCAACATAATTTTTAAGTCTTTCTATTATTTCTTTTTGACCCACAATTTCGCTTAAAGTATTTGGTCTGTATTTTTCAACCCATGGCTTTTGCATATTTTCCCTCGATTACTAAAAGATTAATTTTTAAAATAAATTAACGATAATATTATAATCGTTATAGAATGTTAAATAATATCTAATATCTTTTAAGGTTTATTTATATATTTATAAATTAATTTAAAGTATTAATGTAATCTACTTTTATTCTATTATTATTCTACGTTTATTCTTTAGAAAATGTATATTTTATTAATTCTCCAAAGCGGGATTTTACAATATTTTTCTTACCTAAAACTTTAGCGTGAGCATCTAATTCAATAATACCATAGTCAAACATGTCTTTTATTGGATAATAAAGTCTAGGACCGTCACTTATGCCAACTGTAACCGCATTAGGGTTTTTTTCTTTAATCTGGCTAAGTACTTTATCGTCTAAAGCGTGCGGTACTCCTGAAACAAATATAATATCTGGAATTTCATCAATATTATTTGAATTAGATAACTTATTCAATATTTCGGAAGCTTTAGAACCTGTAATTGGATATTCATCTAATCCACCCGTTATATAATCTATGGTTATCCCATTTTCCTTAAATTCTGATAATACATTTTTTGCATCGTTTTTTACTTTTTCAAATCCTACACTATTGTCTAAATTTGCAATGTTTATTATGGCCGCATCATCTTTGAAAGCTTTGTTTATTTCCACGATAGGGTGTGAAAATAAGTACGATGTTTCTTTCTTCGCATTTAAAACACAAGCTATTACAGGCTTTGATTTAACGTTATTTAAGTTATCTAAATCACTTGAACTATTGGAACTATTTGAATTTCTTATTTTTTCCTTGAATATTTTTATTACTTCATCGATATCATCGTCGTAAGTTGGCTTTAAATATTTTTTCTTTGCCATTCCCTTGGCTTTTTCTACTTCAGTAGCTTTATTCAATAATTCAACCTGCCTATTAAATTCTTCTTCAGAAATTAAATTTACATCTAAAGCACTTTCCATTGCTCTAATAGCGCCTATTGTATTGTCTGTAAGTCCACTGTGGATAT
The window above is part of the Methanococcus voltae PS genome. Proteins encoded here:
- a CDS encoding replication factor C small subunit; the encoded protein is MQKPWVEKYRPNTLSEIVGQKEIIERLKNYVEKQSMPHLLFSGSPGVGKTTAALCLAKDLYGEEWRENFLELNSSDERGIDVIRTKVKDFARTKPIGDAPFKVIFLDESDALTSDAQNALRRTMEKYSDICRFILSCNYPSKIIPPIQSRCAIFRFSPLKTEDVLEYMEYISKSENITLDKSGSDAIIYVSEGDMRKSINVLQTAAAVSNEIDEDIVYKVSSRARPDEIKKMLDLALNARFMESREQLYKLMVDWGMGGQDILTQIFREVPYLDIEEHEKISLIEAIAECDFRIVEGGNDRIQLSALLAKLGAL
- the cfbD gene encoding Ni-sirohydrochlorin a,c-diamide reductive cyclase catalytic subunit, with product MILHPRPSPIAATMYQLRDMGVDAIIMHGPSGCCFRTARLLEIDGIRVFTTAMNENDFIFGATEKLKNVIDDVISYLREEDSKDPKNLKSSRLLKIGVVGTCASMIIGEDITGLNEEYGDNELILAVDIHSGLTDNTIGAIRAMESALDVNLISEEEFNRQVELLNKATEVEKAKGMAKKKYLKPTYDDDIDEVIKIFKEKIRNSNSSNSSSDLDNLNNVKSKPVIACVLNAKKETSYLFSHPIVEINKAFKDDAAIINIANLDNSVGFEKVKNDAKNVLSEFKENGITIDYITGGLDEYPITGSKASEILNKLSNSNNIDEIPDIIFVSGVPHALDDKVLSQIKEKNPNAVTVGISDGPRLYYPIKDMFDYGIIELDAHAKVLGKKNIVKSRFGELIKYTFSKE